From Lolium rigidum isolate FL_2022 unplaced genomic scaffold, APGP_CSIRO_Lrig_0.1 contig_10568_1, whole genome shotgun sequence, a single genomic window includes:
- the LOC124680240 gene encoding AFG1-like ATPase, which translates to MLRLRGGLPRRSAALLAGLARDVPPARPQPPAVLPLPRRLHHAADHGPKPGGPLTLYRDLVSKGRLRHDPYQETVASELDTLLRKLERYEMEMEDYHAKLSTWDSSREKERRRLLLEEAEGKQHDGVWIDEKRGFLDKLISRKRRANIEPGVGRWVSYLNREKKLDTLVGQKPVAPVAPKGLYLYGNVGSGKTMLMDMFYGATEGVIKHRRRFHFHEAMLEINDHMHDVWKRRDDDKSIHSTSFSWISGLPFDAKIKEWLIGEEKYKQDTQQKHILLAVADKFLVDRQANKCGASILCFDEIQTIDVFAVVALSGILNRLLSTGTVLVATSNKAPEDLNQDGMQREIFLEFLSKLDETCNKILAGTETDYRRLIPTDGSTQIHYFWPITSDTRSMYEAMWHDITNQTGGNITAVTIPVMFGRSLEIPQSCSGVARFDFEYLCGRPVGAADYIAVAKNYHTVFITDLPAMSMKIRDKARRFITLIDELYNHHCRLICLAISSIDDLFQGTEEGPLFDLESFQFETEAEGTKLRRDVFAEGKVGVGPSAKGLVSMLSGQEEMFAFRRAISRLIEMQTPLYLERVQKFRYSALHQQQCTPVLAKDRTVSQPAPV; encoded by the exons ATGCTCCGGCTGCGCGGCGGTCTCCCCCGCCGATCCGCCGCCCTCCTCGCCGGCCTCGCCCGCGATGTGCCTCCCGCGCGCCCGCAGCCCCCCGCCGTGCTCCCCCTCCCCCGTCGCCTCCACCACGCCGCCGATCACGGCCCGAAACCAG GTGGCCCTCTGACGCTATACAGGGACCTAGTGAGCAAAGGGAGGCTCAGGCACGACCCGTACCAGGAAACCGTGGCGTCCGAGCTGGACACGCTGCTCCGGAAGCTCGAGCGGTACGAGATGGAAATGGAGGACTACCAT GCAAAGCTGTCCACGTGGGACAGCTCCAGGGAGAAGGAGCGGCGGAGGCTCCTCCTCGAGGAAGCCGAGGGCAAGCAGCATGACGGGGTGTGGATCGACGAGAAGAGGGGGTTTCTCGATAAGTTGATCTCGCG AAAAAGGAGAGCAAATATAGAACCTGGAGTTGGAAGATGGGTGTCGTACTTGAACCGAGAGAAGAAACTAGATACGCTGGTTGGCCAGAAACCAGTCGCACCTGTTGCTCCAAAAGGGTTATACCTTTACGGGAATGTTGGAAGTG GGAAGACAATGTTGATGGACATGTTTTATGGGGCCACTGAAGGTGTCATCAAACACAGGAGGCGGTTTCACTTTCATGAG GCTATGCTTGAAATAAATGATCATATGCATGATGTGTGGAAGAGACGTGATGATGACAAGTCTATTCACTCGACTAGTTTTAGTTGGATATCAGGCCTCCCTTTCGACGCCAAAATAAAGGAGTGGCTGATCGGAGAAGAAAAGTACAAACAAGATACACAGCAAAAGCATATCCTTTTAGCTGTTGCTGATAAGTTCCTTGTTGATAGACAAGCAAATAAATGTGGTGCAAGCATTTTATGCTTTGACGAGATACAG ACTATTGATGTATTTGCTGTTGTCGCCCTGTCTGGTATTCTGAACAGACTATTAAGCACGGGAACTGTCCTTGTTGCTACCAGTAATAAGGCACCAGAAGATCTGAATCAG GATGGGATGCAACGGGAAATCTTCCTTGAGTTCCTATCTAAGTTGGACGAGACCTGTAATAAAATTCTGGCTGGAACTGAAACAGATTATCGCCGCCTTATTCCAACAGACGGCTCAACTCAG ATTCACTATTTTTGGCCTATTACATCTGACACAAGGAGTATGTATGAGGCTATGTGGCATGACATAACTAACCAGACAGGAGGAAACATTACTGCAGTTACAATTCCTGTAATGTTTGGAAG ATCTCTTGAGATTCCTCAAAGTTGTAGCGGTGTGGCAAGGTTTGATTTCGAGTATTTATGTGGCCGCCCA GTCGGAGCTGCAGATTACATAGCTGTAGCCAAGAACTACCATACAGTTTTCATAACAGACCTTCCAGCAATGAGTATGAAGATCCGTGACAAG GCAAGAAGATTCATCACCCTTATTGATGAGCTGTACAATCATCACTGCCGTCTTATATGCTTAGCTATCTCATCTATTGATGATCTTTTTCAAGGAACTGAAGAAGGACCGCTTTTTGATTTAGAGAG TTTCCAGTTTGAAACTGAAGCCGAAGGGACAAAGTTAAGGAGGGATGTCTTTGCAGAAGGCAAGGTTGGTGTAGGGCCATCTGCTAAAGGCCTTGTGTCAATGCTGTCTGGTCAAGAAGAAATGTTCGCGTTCCGGAGAGCG ATATCTCGGCTCATAGAAATGCAGACCCCGTTGTATCTCGAGCGTGTCCAGAAATTCCGCTACTCTGCCCTTCATCAACAACAATGCACCCCTGTTCTTGCAAAAGATAGGACTGTCTCTCAGCCTGCTCCCGTGTAG